The Pseudonocardia sp. HH130630-07 DNA window ACGGCGGCGTCGACCCCGCCGAGGTTGTCCTCGACCGCCACGCAGCCGCCGGGGGTCTCCTGCAGCGAGGTGAGGGCATGGCGGTAGGCGGCCGGGTCCGGCTTGGGCGCCTGCACCGTCGTGGCGTCCACGACCAGGTCGAAGTCCTCGGCGCGCAGGTCCGGGGCGAGGGCGTCCAGCACGGCGCGCACGTTGTCCGGCGAGGTCGTCGTGACCAGCGCGACGTGGATCCCGTCGCGCCGGGCGTTGCGGACCGCCGTCACGACCCCCGGCCGCGGCGACGCCCCGCCGGCGACCAGGTTCTCGCGGAAGATCTCGGACTTGGTGGCGTGGACGGCGTCGGCGTCGACCTGCTCGCCGGACCGCTCGGCGTGGTCGGCGATGCGCTGGGCACCGCCGCTGGACCCGAGCATGGACACGTAGTCCTCCCGGTCCCAGTGCCAGTCGAGGCCGTGCC harbors:
- a CDS encoding HAD family hydrolase produces the protein MPAILFGSIGTLADTSEIQRAAFNSAFERHGLDWHWDREDYVSMLGSSGGAQRIADHAERSGEQVDADAVHATKSEIFRENLVAGGASPRPGVVTAVRNARRDGIHVALVTTTSPDNVRAVLDALAPDLRAEDFDLVVDATTVQAPKPDPAAYRHALTSLQETPGGCVAVEDNLGGVDAAVAAGLRVIAFPNANTTGHDFAAATERVESLDDAALVGDVARR